A genomic window from Sulfurospirillum diekertiae includes:
- a CDS encoding response regulator transcription factor, translating to MKVLIVEDDTKIAAFLKKGLEEEYFCVDICYNGEDAIYLSGMNAYDVIILDIMIKGLQGDQVCQKLREQKIAIPIIMLSAKSTISDKVSLLNLGADDYLTKPFSFDELLARIHVQLRKHDHKEVLLNVGDLILNPLTKTVTRGSEAIALTAKEYVLLEYLMRHKNAIIEEHLLEEQIFSMEQSIQSNILNVYMYRLRTKIDKNFELKLIKTYRNQGYTISDATL from the coding sequence ATGAAAGTTTTGATCGTAGAAGATGATACTAAAATCGCCGCTTTTTTAAAAAAAGGGTTAGAGGAAGAGTATTTTTGTGTTGATATCTGCTATAACGGCGAAGATGCCATCTATTTATCAGGGATGAATGCCTACGATGTCATCATCTTGGATATTATGATCAAAGGGCTACAAGGCGATCAAGTTTGTCAAAAATTACGAGAGCAAAAAATTGCTATTCCCATCATTATGCTCAGTGCTAAAAGTACAATCAGCGACAAAGTCAGTCTGCTCAACTTGGGAGCAGATGATTATCTGACCAAACCTTTTAGCTTTGACGAACTACTCGCACGCATTCATGTGCAACTCCGAAAGCATGATCACAAAGAAGTGCTTCTTAACGTAGGCGATCTTATACTTAACCCTCTTACCAAAACCGTCACACGAGGAAGCGAGGCTATTGCTTTAACGGCTAAAGAGTATGTCCTTTTAGAATACCTGATGCGCCATAAAAATGCCATCATTGAAGAACACCTTTTAGAAGAACAAATTTTTAGCATGGAACAGAGTATCCAAAGTAATATACTCAATGTTTACATGTACCGCTTACGCACCAAAATTGATAAAAATTTTGAGCTCAAACTCATTAAAACCTATCGTAACCAAGGATACACGATCAGTGATGCAACGCTTTAA
- a CDS encoding sensor histidine kinase: MQRFKNLKFRLLATLGTVLFALFYGFGYIVVHSLESSYQQTSEATLFAVLKDIKHDFNLDPSKEIIFNDNKQEFNMPILYAQVVAYDSLSNTPTVIQRSNDLKERTLKIEPSIIQQIFERPNEIVFSTMSDSNLTQQKIYIGTLLLAQNEDQILFLQCAMPYDKHTPQVKEMTSTLWAGLSSLLMIILVLASILISKSLQNVQKVTNTAKEISTQDLHSTIPQTHIAYEIDDLIATFNTLLNELQNAYAQVKQFGQNASHELKTPLTIIQGEVDIGLRKERTIEEYQRILHKVAKEVSTLHAVIEKILFLSSTTKNDLKNHFSEVYLDEVLLDAIEEKRSLSEQKNLTLHVNTLEAVSVLGNAALLKIAIANLIDNAIKYTTAPATIEIALFTHELQIKDEGLGIKEEELAHIFEQFYRGDTSKQSTQGSGLGLAIVKNILDLHNFGITVHSQEGVGTQILITI; this comes from the coding sequence ATGCAACGCTTTAAAAACCTCAAGTTCAGACTTCTTGCAACGCTTGGTACTGTTTTATTTGCACTTTTTTATGGCTTTGGGTACATTGTTGTGCATTCGCTTGAAAGCTCTTATCAACAAACATCAGAAGCAACGCTTTTTGCGGTGCTTAAAGATATTAAACATGATTTTAATTTAGATCCTAGCAAAGAGATCATTTTCAATGACAATAAACAAGAATTTAATATGCCCATCTTATACGCACAAGTGGTTGCATATGACAGTTTATCCAATACGCCTACCGTCATTCAACGCTCGAATGATCTTAAAGAAAGAACACTGAAAATAGAACCTAGTATTATTCAACAAATTTTTGAACGCCCAAATGAAATTGTCTTTTCAACCATGTCCGATTCAAATCTAACACAACAAAAAATCTATATTGGCACACTACTCTTAGCACAAAATGAAGACCAAATACTCTTTTTACAGTGTGCTATGCCCTATGACAAGCATACGCCACAAGTCAAAGAGATGACCTCTACCCTTTGGGCGGGACTTTCTTCATTACTTATGATCATTTTAGTATTGGCCTCTATTTTAATCTCAAAATCACTCCAAAATGTTCAAAAGGTGACAAATACTGCCAAAGAAATCAGTACGCAGGATTTGCACTCTACGATTCCTCAAACCCATATTGCCTACGAGATTGATGATTTAATTGCCACATTTAACACACTGCTTAATGAACTTCAAAATGCGTATGCCCAAGTCAAGCAGTTTGGTCAAAATGCTTCTCATGAGCTTAAAACTCCTCTTACAATTATCCAAGGTGAAGTTGATATAGGACTTCGTAAAGAGCGCACTATTGAAGAGTATCAACGTATTTTGCACAAAGTTGCTAAAGAGGTCAGTACCCTTCATGCGGTCATTGAAAAAATTCTCTTTTTGTCCAGTACCACTAAAAACGATCTCAAAAACCATTTTAGTGAAGTCTATTTAGACGAGGTTTTACTGGATGCCATCGAAGAAAAACGTTCTTTAAGTGAGCAGAAAAATCTAACATTACATGTAAACACCCTAGAAGCGGTCAGCGTCTTAGGCAATGCTGCTCTTTTAAAGATTGCCATTGCCAATCTCATCGATAATGCCATCAAATACACGACTGCTCCAGCAACCATTGAGATCGCTCTTTTTACACATGAACTTCAGATTAAAGATGAAGGGTTGGGCATTAAAGAAGAAGAGTTAGCACATATTTTTGAACAGTTTTACAGAGGCGATACCAGTAAGCAAAGTACCCAAGGAAGTGGGCTTGGGCTTGCTATTGTCAAAAATATTCTCGACCTACATAATTTTGGCATTACCGTTCACAGCCAAGAAGGCGTTGGCACACAGATATTGATTACAATCTAA
- a CDS encoding phosphoethanolamine transferase — translation MPFKFFASHSQRTILLLSLGMVSLYNITFFSKIFTFAMEEKNYFIAFSAPFILMLMFICILNFLLLLTHRKAFRMVVSTLIVTGAMSSYFIDTFGTVIDKNMFINVMQTDSAEVLDLFTPKLIAYLTCASALSFWVLFKAPISFSSYAKEFAQKALVGVLSLLMVAGLYMMVSKSYSSFFRNHHELKMYLNPAYPIASFSKFVYAKFKPKPQFMAIATDATRQNKEKKKLVVFVLGETARAQNFSLGGYDVPTNPLLSKRDDIVYLPNFASCGTATAISVPCMFSKFGRNDWGDDKEYFENAVDVLAKTGVRIIWRDNNSGGDKEIAKRMSDVVQYGGQGFDEVLLKDFQANIDKHYEDTFIVLHQEGSHGPTYFKRYPEAFKKFTPTCDTQELDKCTQEQIVNTYNNTILYTDYIVNETINLLQANEDKYETTLIYISDHGESLGENGVYLHGLPYMIAPEDQKHVPALFYFGDKAKREFLHVKANERFSQDNLFHTLLGLFAVKTSEYKPTLDLLH, via the coding sequence ATGCCTTTTAAATTTTTTGCATCGCACAGTCAACGAACCATTTTACTACTCTCTTTGGGCATGGTTTCGCTCTACAACATTACTTTCTTTTCAAAAATTTTTACGTTTGCGATGGAGGAAAAAAACTATTTTATTGCTTTCAGTGCACCTTTTATTCTGATGCTTATGTTCATTTGTATCCTCAACTTTCTTCTACTGCTGACACATCGAAAAGCTTTTAGAATGGTCGTTTCCACCCTGATTGTTACAGGAGCGATGTCCAGTTATTTTATCGATACATTTGGAACGGTTATCGATAAAAATATGTTCATCAATGTCATGCAAACCGACAGTGCTGAAGTACTTGATCTTTTTACGCCTAAACTTATCGCCTATTTAACTTGCGCTAGTGCTCTCTCGTTTTGGGTACTGTTTAAAGCACCCATCTCATTTTCAAGTTACGCGAAAGAGTTTGCACAAAAAGCCCTTGTAGGGGTTCTTTCACTGCTGATGGTTGCAGGGCTTTATATGATGGTGAGTAAGTCGTACAGCTCTTTTTTTCGAAATCACCATGAACTCAAAATGTACCTCAATCCCGCTTATCCTATCGCCTCTTTTTCAAAATTTGTCTATGCTAAATTCAAACCAAAGCCTCAGTTTATGGCTATTGCCACCGATGCAACACGCCAAAATAAAGAGAAGAAGAAACTGGTTGTCTTTGTTTTAGGCGAAACAGCGCGTGCTCAAAACTTTTCACTGGGTGGCTATGACGTACCAACCAATCCACTTTTATCGAAACGAGATGACATTGTCTACTTACCAAACTTCGCCTCATGTGGTACGGCAACTGCTATTTCAGTGCCGTGCATGTTTTCAAAATTTGGAAGAAATGATTGGGGCGATGACAAAGAATATTTCGAAAATGCTGTCGATGTACTGGCAAAAACCGGTGTTCGTATCATCTGGAGAGACAATAACTCTGGTGGCGACAAAGAGATCGCTAAACGCATGAGCGATGTTGTTCAATATGGTGGTCAAGGCTTTGATGAAGTGTTGCTCAAAGATTTCCAAGCCAATATCGACAAACACTATGAAGATACGTTCATTGTTCTACATCAAGAGGGCAGTCATGGACCAACCTATTTTAAGCGTTATCCTGAAGCCTTTAAAAAATTTACCCCAACCTGTGACACGCAAGAGCTTGATAAATGTACCCAAGAACAGATTGTGAATACGTATAATAATACGATTCTCTACACCGATTACATCGTCAATGAGACGATTAATCTGCTCCAAGCCAACGAAGACAAATATGAGACAACCCTCATTTATATCTCAGACCATGGTGAATCACTTGGTGAAAATGGTGTTTATCTGCATGGATTACCTTATATGATTGCGCCTGAAGATCAAAAACACGTGCCTGCCCTATTCTATTTCGGCGATAAAGCCAAGCGTGAATTTTTACATGTAAAAGCCAATGAACGCTTTTCACAAGACAATCTTTTCCATACACTCCTAGGTCTTTTTGCTGTCAAAACAAGTGAATACAAGCCAACTCTCGATCTCTTGCACTAG
- a CDS encoding DNA-deoxyinosine glycosylase, whose amino-acid sequence MKHSFDPIYDTNSKVLILGTFPSVKSREQNFYYGHPQNRFWKVIAALTHTPLPISIEEKKAMLLHHGIALWDVIESCDITGSSDSSIKNVVPMDFSNILHHTPITHIYANGATAFKLFQKYCETATGINIIKLPSTSPANAAFSFEKLLHEWSILKI is encoded by the coding sequence ATGAAACACTCGTTTGATCCCATTTACGATACCAACTCGAAAGTGCTTATTTTAGGTACTTTCCCTTCCGTTAAGTCACGTGAACAAAACTTTTATTATGGACATCCACAAAACCGTTTTTGGAAAGTGATTGCCGCATTAACCCACACGCCACTGCCGATAAGCATTGAAGAAAAAAAAGCAATGTTGTTACATCATGGCATTGCACTTTGGGATGTGATTGAAAGTTGTGATATCACAGGCTCAAGCGATAGTAGTATTAAAAATGTGGTGCCGATGGATTTTTCGAACATACTCCATCACACTCCTATAACCCACATTTATGCCAATGGAGCTACCGCGTTTAAACTCTTCCAAAAATACTGTGAAACCGCCACAGGCATCAACATCATTAAACTTCCATCCACGAGTCCTGCCAATGCTGCCTTTTCGTTCGAAAAACTCTTACACGAATGGAGCATTCTCAAAATATAA
- a CDS encoding EAL domain-containing protein: MVYELIQDNRIHIHFQPIVSIRSAKVIGYEALMRAFDENNEPLSPIFVFEQAKSENLTFELDKYARIKALERFKSILDANNEVLLFLNFESHLLDSHISFADFAFYTLANDLGIPPSRIVIEIKEYQIKDSERLKQFCDFYKDHGFLIALDDFGAGNANFDRISTVRPHIVKVDRSIVFNVHNNFIHKEILKSIANMCFNIGALVLAEGVEEEEEILRSLKLDIDLFQGFWFARPSATICDKTLLDKKITYIGEKHTQNVKTSMQHKEFLIESAKAYTHTIIESIKTTHQTNLFDFLKKFDIIEAIYCINATTGIQEGNTFISADTNEFFQPARDGDNHALKEYFYITKESKRGNYLSQKYISRASGRMCRTFAQKFILDNHEHILCLDLKVQTL; this comes from the coding sequence GTGGTTTATGAGCTTATACAAGACAACCGTATTCACATCCATTTTCAACCGATTGTCTCTATCCGCAGTGCCAAAGTCATTGGATATGAAGCACTGATGCGCGCCTTTGATGAAAACAATGAACCCCTCTCCCCTATCTTTGTTTTTGAGCAAGCCAAAAGCGAAAACCTCACGTTTGAACTTGATAAGTACGCACGGATTAAAGCATTAGAGCGTTTTAAGTCCATTTTAGATGCCAATAACGAAGTGCTCTTATTTCTCAATTTTGAATCCCACCTGCTTGATAGCCATATTAGCTTTGCCGACTTTGCTTTTTACACTCTTGCCAATGATCTTGGCATTCCTCCTTCGCGTATTGTGATTGAGATCAAAGAGTACCAAATCAAAGACAGTGAACGTCTCAAACAGTTCTGTGATTTTTACAAAGACCATGGCTTTCTGATCGCCCTTGATGATTTTGGTGCGGGCAATGCCAACTTTGACCGCATCTCTACGGTTCGCCCCCATATTGTCAAAGTCGATCGTTCCATCGTTTTTAATGTACATAACAATTTCATTCACAAAGAGATTTTAAAATCCATCGCCAATATGTGCTTTAATATCGGTGCACTCGTCCTTGCAGAAGGGGTTGAAGAAGAAGAGGAGATCTTACGCTCTTTAAAACTTGATATCGACCTCTTTCAAGGTTTTTGGTTTGCCAGACCTAGTGCCACGATTTGTGACAAAACCCTTTTAGATAAAAAAATTACCTACATTGGAGAAAAGCACACCCAAAATGTTAAAACGTCCATGCAACACAAAGAATTCTTAATCGAAAGTGCTAAAGCCTATACCCATACAATTATTGAGTCCATTAAAACAACCCATCAAACGAATCTTTTTGATTTTCTGAAAAAATTTGACATCATTGAAGCCATTTATTGCATTAATGCCACTACAGGCATCCAAGAGGGTAACACCTTTATCAGTGCCGATACCAACGAGTTTTTCCAACCTGCACGAGACGGCGACAATCATGCGCTCAAAGAGTATTTTTACATTACCAAAGAATCAAAACGGGGCAATTATCTCAGTCAAAAGTACATTTCCCGTGCATCGGGTCGCATGTGTCGTACTTTTGCTCAAAAATTTATCTTAGATAACCATGAGCACATTCTCTGTTTGGATCTTAAAGTACAAACGCTTTAG
- a CDS encoding FAD:protein FMN transferase, with protein MYIAHFLAFTTPCELQFDVATKEEGDRILASLLADVKYLQKQYSFFESTSEIYAINHRQSDTFTLSKELSALLALALFYARLTQGAFDIALAGTLKQAQKAISLHEYQAISAKLTPFANFTALSLEGERLYFSNPYTQIDLGGIVKEYAVDQTIMRLQTMGISSALVNFGGDIAAYGMCHDESWCIGIQDPKKPDVNVATVMLRDASLCTSGHSKRYTAIEEHRFSHIISPHSEQRYAQMSIIAPTTVDAGVWSTALLVNPTLSLPKHMSKAFVL; from the coding sequence GTGTATATCGCTCATTTTTTAGCCTTTACAACACCGTGTGAACTTCAATTTGACGTTGCAACCAAAGAAGAGGGAGATCGCATCCTTGCTTCTTTGTTAGCAGATGTCAAATACCTGCAAAAACAGTACAGTTTTTTTGAATCTACCTCCGAAATTTATGCGATTAACCACCGTCAAAGCGATACCTTCACTCTTAGCAAAGAGCTTTCCGCCCTTTTAGCGTTAGCGTTGTTTTATGCACGTCTAACGCAAGGTGCTTTTGATATTGCGTTGGCAGGAACACTCAAACAAGCGCAAAAAGCAATTTCATTGCACGAATACCAAGCGATAAGTGCTAAATTAACACCTTTTGCTAACTTTACTGCATTAAGCCTTGAAGGCGAGAGGCTTTATTTTTCAAATCCTTATACGCAGATTGATTTGGGAGGTATTGTCAAAGAGTATGCGGTAGATCAGACCATCATGCGACTTCAAACGATGGGAATTAGCTCGGCTTTAGTGAATTTTGGAGGCGATATTGCGGCGTATGGAATGTGCCATGATGAGTCTTGGTGTATTGGTATTCAAGACCCCAAAAAACCTGATGTGAATGTCGCAACGGTAATGTTAAGAGACGCATCACTGTGTACGTCGGGGCATTCCAAACGTTACACGGCGATTGAGGAACACCGCTTTTCGCATATTATCTCACCTCACAGTGAACAGAGATATGCTCAAATGAGTATCATTGCTCCGACAACGGTGGATGCAGGTGTTTGGAGTACCGCACTTTTAGTCAATCCGACGTTGAGTTTACCCAAACATATGTCTAAAGCGTTTGTACTTTAA
- a CDS encoding EF-hand domain-containing protein — translation MTIGNSLTSSYSSNVHSQSSASSMSSSSQDFGNVMSQMASTLMTSMDTNNNNSIDKSEFQQAIDSLSGNSSNTSTSSSNTDQIFSALDTNKDGTISSDELLSALKQAQSSDDASATQTSTQKSIEDLQSSLLQKILAAYGSTDTTTSSNASLIA, via the coding sequence ATGACAATCGGCAATAGTCTTACGTCATCTTATAGCAGTAATGTTCATAGTCAAAGCAGTGCAAGTAGCATGTCCTCATCATCACAAGATTTTGGCAATGTTATGAGCCAGATGGCATCAACACTGATGACATCAATGGATACCAACAATAACAACAGCATTGATAAGTCGGAATTTCAACAAGCTATTGATTCATTGTCGGGTAATTCGAGCAATACTAGTACAAGTTCTAGCAATACCGATCAAATCTTTAGTGCTCTTGACACCAACAAAGATGGTACGATCAGCTCGGATGAGCTTTTAAGCGCTTTAAAACAAGCTCAGTCATCGGATGATGCTTCTGCAACACAAACATCCACTCAAAAATCAATTGAAGATTTGCAATCAAGCTTGTTACAAAAGATTTTGGCAGCATACGGCAGCACCGATACAACCACAAGTAGCAATGCAAGCCTTATCGCCTAA
- a CDS encoding undecaprenyl-diphosphate phosphatase produces MDILQSIIMGIVEGFTEFFPVSSTGHMIVTADFLGIKQDTVTKAYEIIIQFAAIMAVVLAYKEKFTLKKIELWKKLAVAFLPIGIVGFLFAKQIKTLFSVEIVATMFIVGGVIFLIAEKYYKPKEHFINDVEKVSYKQAFLIGLAQLAGLVPGTSRAGSTILGAMFVGLTRKASAEFSFLLAFPVMSAATGYSIVKNYNEFNVDNLIVLGVGFVVAFITAYFTIKLFVRFLQNYTFVSFGIYRIFFGVALLAYYA; encoded by the coding sequence GTGGATATTTTGCAATCAATTATTATGGGAATCGTAGAGGGTTTCACTGAGTTTTTTCCTGTTTCTTCAACGGGGCATATGATCGTTACGGCAGATTTTTTAGGCATTAAACAGGACACGGTTACGAAGGCGTATGAGATTATCATTCAGTTTGCGGCCATTATGGCAGTTGTTTTAGCGTACAAAGAGAAGTTTACGCTCAAAAAAATAGAACTTTGGAAGAAACTTGCAGTCGCATTTTTACCGATTGGTATCGTTGGATTTTTATTTGCAAAACAGATTAAAACGCTTTTTAGTGTTGAAATTGTTGCGACGATGTTTATTGTGGGCGGTGTGATTTTCTTAATTGCGGAGAAGTACTATAAACCCAAAGAGCATTTTATCAATGATGTCGAAAAAGTAAGCTATAAACAGGCATTTCTCATTGGTTTAGCACAACTGGCAGGACTGGTTCCTGGAACAAGTAGGGCTGGTTCAACTATCTTGGGCGCTATGTTTGTAGGATTGACACGCAAAGCCAGTGCGGAGTTTTCCTTTTTACTCGCTTTTCCTGTTATGAGTGCTGCAACAGGGTATAGTATTGTTAAAAATTATAACGAATTTAATGTTGACAATCTCATCGTTTTAGGGGTTGGTTTTGTAGTTGCGTTCATCACGGCGTATTTCACCATTAAACTCTTTGTACGATTTTTACAAAATTATACCTTTGTCTCTTTTGGTATTTATCGTATTTTTTTTGGGGTGGCTCTTTTAGCGTATTATGCGTAA
- a CDS encoding flavin reductase family protein — MLLDFSKLDTTSIYKLISNTVTPRPIAWISTEHNGITNLAPFSYFIPLSSEPPMLIVSIGKKEDGSPKDTLANFLNGSKATINFVSKELKDVMSQSATSLAYEQSEFEQFGISGHKVLPNYPMVVEGTHAVFFCSFVKTMPIEGSETTPCLLLVEHAYYADGVIDKALHVKLDNIGRVGSKFLVDGSLVL, encoded by the coding sequence ATGCTTTTAGATTTCTCAAAACTTGACACCACCAGCATCTATAAACTCATCTCCAACACCGTCACCCCACGTCCTATTGCATGGATCAGCACCGAACACAATGGCATCACCAACCTTGCCCCTTTTAGCTATTTTATTCCCCTCTCGTCCGAGCCTCCAATGCTCATTGTCTCTATCGGTAAAAAAGAAGACGGTAGCCCCAAAGACACGCTGGCTAACTTTTTGAATGGTTCGAAAGCGACGATCAATTTTGTCTCCAAAGAGCTCAAAGATGTCATGAGCCAAAGTGCGACGTCACTTGCGTATGAACAGAGCGAATTTGAGCAATTTGGCATTAGTGGACACAAAGTGTTGCCAAACTACCCGATGGTTGTGGAAGGAACGCATGCTGTGTTCTTTTGCAGTTTTGTCAAAACTATGCCCATCGAAGGCAGTGAAACCACACCGTGTTTGCTGCTTGTGGAGCACGCATATTACGCTGATGGTGTCATTGACAAAGCTTTACATGTAAAGCTGGATAACATAGGACGCGTAGGCTCAAAATTTTTGGTCGATGGCTCGCTCGTATTATAA
- a CDS encoding double-cubane-cluster-containing anaerobic reductase, translated as MGVELHKDLLSSIGVDVERHAKMMGMGLAGYQAGFMSQPNRPKAMAYFDWFMSEIQAERIAEINALKAQKKPAVGTFCIFVPEEIVVGAGGACFGLCGGANPPIADAESELPRNICPLIKSAYGFKLQHTCAYTQSADFIYGETTCEAKKKTWELLGKHHPVHVMNIPHMKRERDLKMWQEEIKEFKEHIEEVSERKLSLAEMLEGVKVINAKRDAMKRLDTLRGMHPDIMPISGKDALFISQMSFLDDPKRFTQKVNELCDELDVRIKEKVSVFPENTPRIMVLGTPIAPPNWKLHTAVEGSGACIINEEGCIGHRYFKDNVDIEGVQSEDELYERLMKRYSKIDCACFTPNQGRTDKIIQMYKDRKADGVIYYTLSFCHTYNVESHLVTEALAKEGIPCLVIESDYSPEDAGQIKTRVEAFLESITFKQKAEVFANK; from the coding sequence ATGGGTGTTGAACTCCATAAAGATTTACTCTCAAGTATCGGTGTTGATGTTGAACGTCACGCAAAAATGATGGGCATGGGACTTGCAGGCTATCAAGCAGGCTTCATGAGCCAACCCAATCGCCCCAAAGCGATGGCGTATTTTGACTGGTTTATGAGCGAAATCCAAGCCGAGCGTATCGCTGAGATTAACGCGCTCAAAGCACAAAAAAAACCTGCCGTGGGGACGTTTTGTATCTTCGTTCCTGAAGAGATCGTTGTAGGTGCAGGCGGAGCGTGTTTTGGACTCTGTGGAGGAGCCAATCCTCCTATCGCGGACGCGGAGAGCGAACTGCCTCGCAACATCTGTCCCCTCATCAAATCCGCGTACGGTTTTAAACTCCAACACACCTGTGCGTACACACAATCAGCCGATTTTATCTACGGTGAAACCACCTGTGAAGCAAAGAAAAAAACATGGGAACTTCTAGGCAAACACCACCCCGTGCATGTGATGAACATTCCGCACATGAAGCGCGAACGTGACCTTAAAATGTGGCAAGAGGAAATTAAAGAGTTTAAAGAGCACATCGAAGAAGTGAGTGAGCGCAAACTCAGCCTTGCAGAGATGCTTGAGGGCGTTAAAGTCATCAACGCCAAACGTGACGCGATGAAACGCCTTGACACGCTTCGCGGTATGCACCCAGACATCATGCCAATTAGCGGTAAAGACGCACTCTTCATCAGTCAAATGAGCTTTTTAGATGACCCAAAACGCTTTACGCAAAAAGTGAATGAACTCTGCGATGAACTCGATGTTCGCATTAAAGAAAAAGTGAGCGTTTTTCCTGAAAATACGCCTCGCATCATGGTTTTAGGCACGCCTATCGCGCCACCAAACTGGAAACTGCACACCGCTGTTGAGGGTTCTGGTGCGTGCATCATCAACGAAGAAGGCTGCATCGGTCATCGTTACTTTAAAGACAATGTGGATATCGAAGGAGTTCAAAGCGAGGACGAGCTTTACGAGCGTCTGATGAAACGCTACTCCAAAATCGACTGTGCGTGTTTCACGCCAAATCAAGGCAGAACCGACAAAATCATTCAAATGTATAAAGATAGAAAAGCCGATGGCGTCATCTACTACACGCTCTCTTTCTGCCACACCTACAATGTCGAGTCGCATCTTGTAACCGAAGCGCTCGCCAAAGAAGGCATCCCATGCCTCGTCATTGAGTCGGATTACTCGCCAGAAGATGCAGGACAGATCAAAACCCGTGTGGAAGCCTTTTTGGAGAGCATCACGTTTAAACAAAAAGCCGAAGTGTTCGCAAACAAATAA
- a CDS encoding acyl-CoA dehydratase activase: MFWGVDIGSTYTKIIGIGKEREIVNMTVIPTIFNQDKIVGEYLADKEVKMLVATGYGRHMLADSHGAPVISEIKAHAKGAYFFHNDVKTVIDLGGQDSKVIKMGDDGGFTDFRMNDKCAAGTGKFLEIAANRLGLDMQTFANAGFEHDKELTISSMCAVFAESEVISLIAKKESLANICYGVHESIASRLASMAKKFVLNPNDCIVFSGGGALNPFLHHMLELKLERKILVPEHPQLIGAVGAALSGFEVVN, encoded by the coding sequence ATGTTTTGGGGCGTGGATATAGGCTCAACCTATACAAAAATCATCGGCATTGGCAAAGAGCGGGAGATCGTCAATATGACGGTCATCCCGACCATCTTCAATCAAGACAAAATCGTGGGTGAGTATCTAGCAGACAAAGAGGTTAAGATGCTCGTCGCCACGGGCTACGGACGGCATATGCTAGCAGATTCGCATGGCGCACCCGTCATCTCCGAGATCAAAGCCCACGCCAAAGGGGCGTACTTTTTTCATAACGACGTCAAAACCGTCATCGACTTAGGCGGACAAGACAGCAAAGTCATCAAAATGGGCGATGACGGTGGCTTTACCGACTTTCGCATGAACGACAAGTGTGCGGCAGGGACGGGCAAATTCTTAGAAATCGCCGCGAATCGTTTAGGCTTAGACATGCAAACCTTCGCCAACGCAGGCTTTGAACACGACAAGGAACTGACCATTTCGAGCATGTGCGCTGTTTTTGCCGAATCTGAGGTCATCTCGCTGATCGCCAAAAAAGAAAGCTTAGCGAACATCTGCTACGGTGTTCATGAATCCATCGCCTCTAGGCTAGCGTCGATGGCGAAGAAATTTGTACTCAACCCAAACGACTGCATCGTCTTTAGTGGCGGCGGCGCACTCAATCCTTTTTTACACCATATGTTAGAACTCAAACTTGAACGCAAAATCCTCGTACCTGAACATCCACAACTTATCGGTGCAGTGGGTGCGGCACTTTCGGGCTTTGAGGTGGTAAATTAG